From the Porites lutea chromosome 5, jaPorLute2.1, whole genome shotgun sequence genome, the window CTAGATCAAGGTTCAACTTAAGTTCAATGTCCGAGGTGGATGTGGATGACAGATAAATCACTGTGTCATCCGCGTACATCATGATGTTGGAGAATTGGATACAGGACGGTAGGTCGTTTATATAAAGGGTGAACAGTACAGGACCAAGGATGCTACCTTGCGGTACGCCACTAAGGACAGGCATTGGACTGGATAGTTCATCTTCGACACAAACAGCCTGAGTTCTGTTAGTAAGATAGCTCGTCAACCACGCGAGAGAGTTTTCCTCCAAACCAAATCTTTTGAGCTTGCAAATGAGGTCGTCATGGgggacggtatcaaaggccttttttagatcGATAAATAAGGCCCCGGTTAGTTTTCCCGCGTCTGTGCTTCTTCTAATTGTGTCACAGAAATATGTTACCGCTGTCTGCGTCGAATGGTAACGTCTAAACCCCGATTGAAACGAATTTAATAGGCCATGTTGATTTAAGTACTGTTGGAGTTGAACATTTACGGctttttcagcaatttttgaaattactggTAGGGTCGAGATGGGCCGGTAATTGTCCATAACTTCCCGTCCACCTGATTTGTGCAGAGGAACAACTCTTGCCTGCTTCCACTCATATGGTACAATGCCTGTGGACAAAGAGAGATTTACAAGGAAAGTGATTGACTGGGTGATAACAGCAGCACTGTCTTTCAGCAAGCACGCAGGGATTCTATCCAAGCCCGTAGCTTTCTTCACCTTTAAGCCTTTCAATTGTTTAAATACAAAACTCTCCGTTACTGGTAGTAGACACAATTTCTGATCCGTAAAGTTGTCACCGGAAAACTCACGGGTAACTATGGGCTGTTGAACGGTTTCCAAAAGCTTAGAGACGGCGTTTGTAAAGAAGTTATTAAACTTCTCGGCAATAGTTGACTTATCAGTAATTGTATGTCCCTCCTCGGTCTTGATAGATTCTGGACACGCTGAGTTGCCTTTCTTGCTTGGAAAAACTTTCTTAATTGCTTTCCAAAAGGCTTTAGGGCTATTAAGATTTTCCTGAATTTCATTCCTATGATAGCGACGTTTTTCATTCCCGATTTTATTTGACACTTGATTTCGTAGTCGCCGATAGGCATTCCAGTCCACCTCAGCTCCAGACCTTCTTGCTTTTCGTAGGAAAAAGTCCCGTTGATTCATAAGCTTTTTTGTTTCACCAGTGAGCCATGGACATTTCACTCCTCGCACTATCTTTCGCTTATAAGGTGCGTGTCGATCACAAGCATTCAAAAACAGCTCTTTCCAGTTACTCCAGGCAGTGtttacatttctttctttcagaacATCATCCCACGGGATATCTCTTAGATCATCACAGAAAGCCGAAGGATTGTACTTTGCATAATTCCTGCATTCAATTGTCCTTGGTGGTAGTTTGCATGCATTAATTTTTCTCACTGCGATCAACATGTCGTGATCACTAAGGCTAGATGCAACAACATTAGTGAATGTTATATTTCCAGGAGAGTTGGAAGCAAACAAATCTAGCAGAGTGGAGCTTTCTTTGGCAGTTCTTGTGGCTTTGTCAATCAGCTGCGTTAGACCAAAGTTCCTGAAAATTTCCTTTAGTTCCCTAGTCTCCTTCGAACATGATTTCACTAAGAAATCACAATTAAAATCACCCGTCACAATGAGTTCCTTGTTTTCTGCACTAGCTAACTCGAGAACATCCCTAAACGGATTCATAAAGTCTGTCTGAGAGGGGGGTCGATAGAAGGTTCCGAACAATATACCTTTAGCTTTGGGCAGAAGAATCTCGAGCAAAATGCATTCTCCAGGAAACTGTTGTTCCAGATCAAGCCTCCGAATTATGGAGAGAGATCCTTTAACGTACACTGCAATCCCACCACCTTTACCGTTAGGTCGATCGCTTCTGAAAATCTTATATCCAGGGAGAGATATTTCACCGTCTGCAATTCCATTATCAAGCCACGTCTCGGTGAAGGCCAGAATATGTAAATTTGGACACTGTGATATTAGAATATTTAATTCGTCGAGTTTTCCACGAATACTGCGTTTATTCTGATGGATAAACTTCAGACCTCGCAGTTTGATAGCCTCATGAAGTTCAGTGGCGATATTAAAATCGGTGCATTCAACTCCACTTTCACCTCCAGAATTCATTCCTTTGACAGAACACAAAAAACACTTCTTGCTCGTTTCAAAATCTACACCCAAACACTTGAGATGATATGACTGAAGGCAATCCGAGCAATCTGCTCTTCCTTGATTTTTCCTTATAGTCTTGTGACAGTTAAAGCATTGGATACGTACTGGTCCTGGATTCTGAAGAACATCTCCACAGAGAAGCactaaatttacaaaaagcACATCTCGTGTAAGACGTAGAATTTGAAGACTTTGAAGGTGATTGCCTTCCTTTGTCATGACCGGTCTCTTGCTTCGAAACGAAGTTGAAAGCTGAGTTGTTTCCATGGACAAGGACTTTGCAACGAATAGCTCGGAAACATCAGATAGAATTTACCCATCACGTTTATCCACATTCTTCAGGGTAAGACTGCCCATAATAACAAGTAGAAACAGAGAGATAGCAGATTTTCGACAGAGCTTTAAAACGCCCGCCATGACGTGTGTGACGTGTGTGACACACATTGATATTCAATGGCGCTGCAACAGAAAAAAGGTCCTGAAGTTCCACCTCGTCTCAGTATTGAACTGCCAATGCGAAGATGTgatttaagagtggttgtcagagaaaaccggacaaaatgttaaaaatgtcaacggatgggggtcaacagaataagctcatactaacatcatagataggttaggtggagtaatggacaaatataataaacataggttcttcactgctcttgtattagagatacgagcatcactttatttgaccccttcggacgccatttttgtaagcaaattttgaccattttctGAAGCTCACAAACTCCTCAAAATTAAACTAGcgaagttcattttttgtatgCCACACAACACAACACAGGACTATCTTCGAAACCCATAAACATTGTTAAGTAGCTACGGGCAAGACTAAAACTTTCTTATTTTACCTGACCTAAACTTAGTGTCTGCAAGCCAATCCAAAATCGGTCGTTTTTGAAGTGATCTGTACCGCACAACTAAAAGGATGATAAAACTCTGACaaccaaattgcagtctacaaTCATCTATGttaccaaaacactaataatcattttggctcgttggaaaaggaagaaattagaaaattcACGTTTGTCATAGGTACACGACTACATAGAAgctgctcgctccgggttaggTAACTCGAATTACTTCATCCGCTCTTCATCTTGAGTTATCCCGTGATTGTGGATAACATTCACCCCAAGGCTTACTGGGAGTCAATTCACCTCTTGATTTTTCTTCCCTATTTCGCTATGGTCAGCAAGTTAATCCACAAAACTCGAAATACTGCCATTGTTGCTTTTTAAAACGGGAAAATGTGCTGAACAATTGGATACAATTAGAATATAATAAAGGGACGCCATCTTAGAAATCCAGTACTAGGAAGGGACAGGTACTAGTACTTGCCTTGTCTCGAAACGGAAACTAGATGGTCTCATTTGGAGACGAGACAAACTATGCAAATACAGATCATGAGGTACATACAAACAAAGCAACAAACAGTTATTATCTACGTGCTCCACTCTTTGATTTCTGTTAATTACTCTTGGTAGTTAAATTTAAGGGAGATGGTGACGGGTGATTAACTGGCTGATGAACTCATTCGCTCTTTaacttcattttgagttatcccgtAAAAGTCataacatttctttctttcaactCTATGGTCTTTAAAGTGCATATGAcacgaacttttttttttctgtttctcgtAGTTTGATATGTCTAGAAAACGTCTCCGATCTTTAAATGCGGTCAAAATGTCTCTGGAGTCATCTTTTTCGCGTTTGAAATACGCGCTTTCGGCTCTAAAGTATGTCCCCGGCATCGCGCGGCCAAAAATGTCACGTGCTACTGTTGTGACGTAGTATTGTGTACCCAAACCAGCATACAAATATGGCGgagaaggagaaaaagaagagaGGAGGTCGAAGATGTGTTGCTGGCGCACCTAATAGTACCACTTGTGGAAATAATTCGCGCACTCCTGGTATAAGCATGCACCAGTTTCCGAAAAACGAGAAAACTAGGGCTCTGTGGGTCAGATTTGTGCAACGACACCGCTCAGACTTCGATTAAAAAAGGGGTTGCAACAGTATCGATCTGTGTCTATTTAACCACAAGCTGTGGGGTAGTTACTTTCGGCTACCGTCACTTTTAGGGGACCGTTGAGTTATAGGGCAAAAAATTACTTACTCGGCTTCGCTCACTCCTGTTCTTCGCCGGTATGACCTTCCGTTTCTGTCCTTGAGCAAAGGGGCGACTTGTAAAAGGACGGTTCTGTTCGTTAGAGCCACATAATCTTCGTGCTCGGTAACACATGAGATTCTTTCAATGGAGCCATCAAACACAAGCTTTCCAACTGCATTAGTTACCTCGTGGCAACAGCGAAACTCGAGTGCGTCTGCGAGGTTTTCTTCGCTacaatatttacatttacaCCTAAAACATAGGCGAAAAGACAAAATTCATAAACGCCATAAAGTAAAAAGGTGATTTCCCTGCACCTAAAACGACAAAAACTTACCATTCACGAACTGTCAGTCGGCGTTCATATCTTGCTTCCAAGATTTCAGGTGTCAAGCCATCTTGATCGGCTTCGTCTTCGCCGACATTGTCTGCGTCGCCATCTGCAAGAGGTTCATCCGAGTATGGCTGAAACTCGGTAACAACTTCAAGTTCTTCTTCTGAGGCTTCACTTGGCTCGTGGCAGCTTTGCGATGAGTCTGACATCGAAGAATCGCTCACATCGGTCGACATTCTGATGCAGCAAGGTAATGAGACGGCCGCAAAGGTACACAATATtacgtcacatgacgtcacgatCAAGCTAAACTAGTCCCCAATCTCCGGGGCTAATTTTAAGCAAAATAGAGCCATTTTTAAGTCAAAAAATATGgctttaaagaaattttaagcGCTTTTGAAGACCAAAGTCGTTTTCTACACATATCAAACTacgaaaaacaagggaaaaaaatttgGTGTCGTATGCACTTTAATTTACTTTTAGGATTAGAGGTATTGACGTTTTTATTATATCCGTCTATTGTTGCGTCATTCTCCGGTCACCGTCCACATCTGAACATCCACTCGTCTCCCATTCCTTTCAAGCACTGGCTCAGTAATAAATGATGTTGCTGGTGACCCTTTTTCTTCTACCTTAGATGAAACGGTAGGGGCATTCTTTATAATGGTCTTCAGTATGCAGGAAGGCTCCGCTCAAAAGGCTACGTCTTTCAGGCATCAGGAATAGTATGGGGTGCTTCCATTATAACAACATTTTCGGAAATTTCGGTCGAGAAATACATTGGACGCTTTAGTCCCCGTTGAAATTTTCCGGTCAAAATGGTCCACCTACAGAGGTGGTCCTCTTGGACGGTTGGTCCGGTCCGACCGAAACTTTCCgttttatttccaaaaattttcgttttcaGTCCTACCTTGCTAAGCAGCAATCAACATTTCGGTCGAAACGCAAATGGATCGTTTCGATGCGATTGAAAACGTTGTTTCTATAGAACAATGTCGGTCCATTTTGTCTTGATCATTCCACTTATCATGAGGGTTTAGTTTGGCAAATGGAAACTACTCATAGCCTACgatgcagccggcccacgcacgcATAGCCTGGACCATTGGTATAGTCCGTCTAGTCTgcgaatagcccacgttcgatatattaaaattctaacatgactccgaggctttcttgGTAAGGTTTGGTTTTATTTGTGCTcgagtctcttctgggaattgcgagacaatggagtcgtgaaaattTGTAACTTTGACCTTAAAGCcgcggagtcatgttagaattttaaaatatcgaacgtgggctattagtGTGCAAAAGctattgtgcactaattcgcagaccCTGTATGCAAcggtttcttattttctaatcaACTAATCGAAATTATAGACCTTAAAGTTACTAAAAAACTGTAAAACCGgctaaaccaactaaaaatagcacacgaccttatcttaatgagattcccgtgcattttattcatgagatagaAACTAAAGGTTATGACGccatcggcgttaatgtattcctccacaagttaatgagattcccccgCAAAAAAAGGAGTAACCagtccctactatactactgaGCTCCAGTTTCCAGATTAGTAGTTCCGGGCTTAAATCGGTCCGAAGGAGTACTTTAACGCAGTATTAACGTTTTGACAAAACATTATGACTTCTGTGTGTAAGTCCAACAGGCCCTTCGATAACAGCGATAACTACCCGAAACGCATGCATAGCCGATCAAGATCTTAAACTttccttgtaaatttttttccttgctttttaAGACTACAAATAATGTCCTGGTCATCATAACAGATAGAGTAACGCAAATTTTATTTGAATAGTATACTGATACCGGCAAATTATAAACTTCCTTTTTTGCCAATAGTCCTCTTGTAACGTTGTGTTGCACCGAGTTATGAAACACAGCTCcttatttattttgctgttgtcatcTATTATCCCTGAGTGTTCGCTATTTTGTTTTCTACTTTAAATGGGGTTCTGTGTTTCCCTGCAATTAGAACACGCTtacttatttcaaaaacaaagactTTTATCATAAAACGAAGTGAGATAAGACTGAACTAAAATTACCTATATCACGTTGCTTTCAGTGAATCTCTTTTCACAGAGCGTTGTCACAAGAAAAGATTAGATTATGTCAGGGACAGGAGGGGCTACGGTAATAATATGTAACCTCACCTGCCAACAAAGGaaagctacaatgagggacaaaagtgttgacacacttccgtaaaatagCCCCTTTTTGcctagtggatatacttatccccttcccctgtctaccccaacgcCTTCctcccaaaatcaatgttgaattttggaccctcaagtattttttttacttcagacaacattgattcggggggtgagaggatttacggcgtttaaaaagaatgaaataataaatgaattaaatgtttgttaaaagcacccgttttaaacaagtgtgtcaactacttttgtctctGATTGTAGCTCTTACCCAATTACCCCTCCTAGtcactaaaaaaaaatgaccagcCCTCACTCCCCACTGACATTTACAAGAATTCACCCCCATTATACAGTAAAGTTTTAAGACGGCTAGGAAAGGAACAGTACCTTAAAACTACCTTCGACAGTAGCCTTCCATTTCAGAATAGGCCGATTGCGCGTAGTCTTCTGAATCGTCTAGTGAATATCTGGATTGCAGCTCCCAATTATTTGCGTCacgcaggagcccataacctggagcGAACAGCTTCTATATagtcgtgtcacggcgttttagCTAACAAGTTTATTTTCAGAACAactttggcgcgaattttgaataccTTATAAGTCCCACAGACCAAAccgcaaaacctacagacctgaaAAAGGGCTCCTGTGCAAGCTATGAAACGAGGTGAATTGATTCCCAGTAAGCCATAAGGTGAATGTTATCCACATTAACGGGTtaactcaaaatgaagagcTGATGAAGTACGTCGAGTTAATCACccattaacctgcgatcaggagttcttatttttctttttcgcctcCCAAATGGAAAGAGAGGTCCCAGGTTAATAGCCCATTATATTCTCCACTCCATTCACTCCGGAAAAAATGACAATCTAGAAGTGAACGAACCAAATGTAGTAAACAGAGAAGTAATATTGGAGCAAGTAGCTGATAAGGGTTTGTTTGTGATTTGTATAAGAAGTGTGCATTTATTTACTGAGTCGTTTGTTTCTGCCTTTTACCTTATTAATCGTCGTCTTGTCaactactagtgccagtccctcccgTGAACTGaactttcaagatggcgtcgctttgttattttctagttttatcCCATGGTTTAGCACTTTCTGCCGTTCCAAGATGTTACAGTGACAGTATCTcgaactttttgatatttcctctACCTGCTGACCATAGCTGACAGCGAAATAGGGAACAAAAATCatgaagaggacttaaaacaaacaagaagagATCGGcctatttttaagaaaaaggttGGTACCTAtgacaaatgtgagttttctaatttcttccttttcccacgagccaaaatgattattagtgttttggtaaTATGGATGAttgtagactgcaatttggctgtcagagttttATCATCCTTTTAGTTGTGTGCTACAGATCAATTCAAAAACGACCGATTTTTGATTCGCTTGCAGACAGTGAGTTTAGGTCAGGTAAAATAAGAAAGTTTTAGTCTTGCCCGTAGTTACTTAACAATGTTTATGGGTTTCGAAGATAGTCCTGTGTTGTGTTGTATGGcatacaaaaaatgaacttcgCTAGTTTAATTTTGAGGAGTTTGTGAGCTTCagaaaatggtcaaaatttgcttacaaaaatggcgtccgaaggggtcaaataaagtgatgctcgtatctctaatacaagagcagtgaagaacctatgtttattatatttgtccattactccacctaacctatctatgatgttagtatgagcttattctgttgacccccatCCGTtgtcatttttaacattttgtccCGTTTTCTCTGGCAACCActcttaatttcttttgtatGAAACCAAACTTTatagataaataaaatgaataaataatgatttggaggaagcacatccacaaagtggttcttcgtctattTGATTCCTAGTCGAATgggaatttagaaatgttggtttttgaggagaagggaaaaccggagtacgcggagaaaaacctctcagagcgaaggagagaaccaacaacaaactcaacccacatatggcgtcgacgccgggatttgaaccctagccacattggtgggaggcgagtgctctcatcACTGCACCACCCCTTGCTTTCCTACATACGTTTTGTGGCTTTGAAGGGAAATTTAGTACAATGTAGAAATAAACTTAGATCATTTCAAGCAGTGGGTTTGCATGAATGCCCATTTCCTGTGTGAGATGGGTTGCTTGTgtatacagggtgtttcaaaagttcgttccgattgtaaattgtattttgagG encodes:
- the LOC140936630 gene encoding uncharacterized protein; the encoded protein is MSTDVSDSSMSDSSQSCHEPSEASEEELEVVTEFQPYSDEPLADGDADNVGEDEADQDGLTPEILEARYERRLTVREWCKCKYCSEENLADALEFRCCHEVTNAVGKLVFDGSIERISCVTEHEDYVALTNRTVLLQVAPLLKDRNGRSYRRRTGVSEAE